The following are from one region of the Fusarium verticillioides 7600 chromosome 1, whole genome shotgun sequence genome:
- a CDS encoding L-asparaginase, whose product MSKLKTRESHIMMPSFKRLHGRALVATAPVYCSGPAASSTIKMTPSSASWTTYLWRIILSVLAPSSALLQFGSWAASVLGPPVHELYLQPHFSALQKAPIQTGIPFEVSTTPEFNCFSPNLPNITIYATGGTIAGSASSADQTTGYQSAALSVQSLIDAVPQLCNVANVRGVQFANTDSIDMSSDMLQALAKEIQADLNSPSTQGAVVTHGTDTLDESAFFLDLTIQSDKPVVVTGSMRPATAISADGPMNLLSSVTLAASENARGRGVMIAINDRIGSARFTTKVNANHLDAFQAPDSGLLGTFVNIQPVFFYPPSRPLGHHHFKLPSRPPSSALPQVDILYAYQELSVGMFKAAVDLGARGIVLAGLGAGFWTSKGTEEIRRIVRETNIPVIVSRRPEGGFVGPCQAGIGAGFLNPQKARIQLQLALEAKMDNDAIRALFEHAGVH is encoded by the coding sequence ATGTCTAAACTAAAGACTCGAGAATCACACATCATGATGCCCAGCTTTAAACGGCTTCACGGCCGCGCCTTGGTTGCTACGGCTCCGGTTTACTGCTCCGGACCAGCTGCTTCGTCGACCATCAAGATGACCCCTTCATCGGCTTCGTGGACAACTTACCTGTGGCGAATCATCCTGAGTGTGTTGGCCCCTTCATCGGCGCTGCTCCAGTTTGGTTCATGGGCGGCTTCAGTCTTGGGCCCTCCTGTTCATGAGCTGtatcttcaacctcacttcTCCGCACTGCAAAAGGCGCCAATACAGACAGGCATTCCCTTTGAAGTCTCAACTACCCCTGAGTTCAACTGCTTCAGTCCGAATCTTCCAAATATCACCATCTATGCGACAGGGGGCACTATCGCTGGATCTGCTAGTTCGGCTGACCAAACGACGGGGTATCAATCAGCTGCGCTGAGTGTCCAATCTCTCATTGATGCGGTGCCACAGCTGTGCAATGTTGCCAACGTGAGAGGTGTTCAATTCGCCAACACAGACAGTATAGACATGAGTTCAGACATGCTACAAGCATTGGCGAAGGAAATCCAGGCCGATCTCAACAGTCCATCTACACAAGGTGCTGTTGTGACGCACGGAACCGACACTCTGGATGAGTCGGCTTTCTTCCTTGATCTCACGATCCAGAGCGACAAACCCGTGGTTGTAACGGGTTCTATGCGTCCTGCAACAGCCATAAGCGCTGATGGGCCCATGAATTTGCTGTCTTCTGTGACTTTGGCTGCCAGTGAGAACGCCAGAGGCAGGGGAGTCATGATTGCCATCAACGACCGCATCGGATCTGCTCGCTTCACGACAAAGGTGAACGCCAACCATCTCGATGCTTTTCAAGCTCCTGATAGCGGCTTGTTGGGAACATTTGTCAATATCCAGCCCGTCTTCTTTTATCCGCCATCACGGCCCCTGGGTCACCACCATTTCAAATTACCGTCCCGACCTCCGTCATCAGCTTTGCCTCAAGTGGACATCCTCTACGCTTACCAGGAGCTCAGTGTTGGCATGTTCAAGGCGGCTGTTGATCTCGGCGCACGAGGCATCGTCCTCGCAGGCCTTGGTGCTGGATTCTGGACTTCCAAGGGCACTGAAGAGATCCGACGCATAGTACGTGAAACCAACATCCCCGTGATAGTGAGCCGTCGACCAGAAGGCGGTTTCGTGGGACCCTGTCAGGCAGGAATTGGAGCTGGTTTCCTTAACCCCCAAAAGGCGAGGATCCAGCTCCAACTCGCGCTTGAGGCTAAGATGGACAACGACGCCATCCGAGCTCTTTTTGAGCACGCGGGAGTGCACTAA
- a CDS encoding hypothetical protein (At least one base has a quality score < 10) produces MFQDRSEAEAPLGPESPKASSKVNVRRRNSGAGRSAPLVNRIKDVAADVYQKTVVELILRRKNVTVSTEGRRIPLELEHETPLIDPRRGFPYVSNSIRTSRYTVWDFIPKQLFFQFSRVGNFYFLCVGIPQMIPGLSTTGSYTTILPLLFFVMLTIVKEGYDDYRRYRLDKIENAGFATVLGREDKYTGKLRPVNKWTKLNPFLTHSTAEPHPVPEEEFNGLHWVPVRWSEIKVGDIIRLCRDEPIPADLVLLHSDGENKLAYIETMALDGETNLKSKQVTPALEGCDTIEGISKCKADFVVESPNPDLYNFDGRVTVSEKTVPLTSNEVIYRGSIVRNTNTAIGLVINTGEDCKIRMNANKHPKAKKPALERVVNKIVVTLATYVVVLSVGVSMGYVKWQKSTERHSWYLEQAKVPFYQIIIAFIIMFNNVVPLSLYISLEIVKIGQLLMLNSDVEMYDEETDTPARCNTNTILENLGQVGYVFSDKTGTLTDNVMKFRKISVAGTVWLHEMDLEPKVDEAEDFKLDEESEPSEPSVYKTDPVTVVIREEQAEASNEPSTPQALASPSRPSMSPRPSMSHRPSMAPSRPSMAPSRNSFGSRRSSSQWRSTGRPDHVQPDVTTNDLIEYLRLRPNSGFARKAKQYILAVALCHTCLPEYKENGELEFQAASPDELALVRAAQELGYLVINRTTQTITLRVTQPDGHEEELKYEVLDVIEFTSARKKMSIVVRFPDGRVSVICKGADSAILPRLKMSQIAKQKASEVRKSAELEREMHRRSEQQEPRNSFGGRPSLTIRRNPGVSRDRSTSRRPNVDRSKSFEFGRLSRRSEDKPRLSIATRGVSIDLPRGQYLNTPIHYQQPIPEHLAFLEDPALLDDSETFSKCFKHMDDFATEGLRTLLFAQKFITEQEYQAWKKIWDEATTSLNDRQQRIEDAGDMIEQSFDLVGATAIEDKLQKGVPETIERLRKANIKVWMLTGDKRETAINIAHSARI; encoded by the exons ATGTTCCAAGATCGATCTGAGGCCGAGGCGCCATTAGGCCCTGAATCACCGAAAGCCAGTTCAAAGGTCAATGTTCGCCGTCGCAACAGTGGTGCCGGCCGCTCCGCGCCATTGGTCAATCGCATAAAGGATGTTGCTGCAGATGTATACCAGAAGACCGTTGTTGAGCTTATTCTGCGTCGTAAGAATGTTACTGTGTCGACTGAAGGGCGACGTATACCTCTCGAACTCGAACACGAAACCCCTTTGATCGATCCTCGCCGTGGTTTTCCATATGTCTCGAACAGCATACGAACGTCAAGATATACAGTATGGGACTTTATACCCAAGCAACTTTTCTTTCAGTTCTCTCGCGTTGGAAACTTTTATTTCCTTTGCGTTGGTATACCGCAGATG ATTCCAGGCCTTTCGACGACCGGATCCTACACTACTATTCTACCGCTTTTATTCTTTGTGATGTTGACAATTGTTAAAGAAGGCTACGACGACTACCGAAGGTATCGCCTGGATAAAATTGAGAACGCTGGCTTCGCGACTGTGCTTGGACGAGAAGACAAATACACGGGAAAGCTACGACCAGTTAATAAATGGACAAAGCTTAACCCGTTTTTGACACACTCGACCGCCGAGCCGCATCCCGTGCCGGAGGAGGAATTCAATGGATTGCATTGGGTCCCTGTGAGATGGAGCGAGATTAAGGTCGGAGATATCATCAGGCTTTGCCGAGACGAGCCCATTCCCGCAGACCTTGTCTTGCTACACAGCGACGGGGAGAATAAGCTGGCTTACATCGAAACAATGGCTCTCGATGGAGAgaccaacctcaagagcAAGCAGGTCACGCCCGCTTTGGAAGGCTGCGACACGATCGAGGGGATTTCCAAGTGCAAGGCGGATTTCGTCGTTGAGAGCCCAAATCCTGACCTCTACAACTTTGATGGTCGCGTGACAGTCAGCGAAAAGACTGTGCCCTTGACTTCAAATGAGGTTATTTATCGCGGAAGTATTGTTCGCAACACCAATACAGCAATTGGGCTAGTAATCAACACTGGCGAGGACTGCAAGATTCGCATGAACGCCAACAAGCACCCAAAAGCCAAAAAGCCAGCCCTCGAGCGAGTTGTGAACAAAATCGTCGTTACCCTTGCAACTTATGTTGTGGTCTTATCTGTTGGCGTATCTATGGGCTATGTCAAATGGCAAAAGAGCACAGAAAGGCATTCCTGGTACCTGGAACAGGCAAAGGTGCCTTTCTACCAGATCATCATTGCCTTCATTATTATGTTCAACAACGTTGTACCCCTGTCGCTTTATATCAGCCTCGAAATCGTCAAAATCGGCCAGttgctgatgctgaactCGGATGTTGAAAtgtatgatgaagagacagatACCCCTGCCCGGTGCAATACGAATACTATCCTTGAGAATCTGGGTCAGGTGGGATACGTCTTCTCAGACAAGACGGGAACCTTGACAGACAATGTCATGAAGTTTCGAAAGATCAGCGTTGCAGGAACTGTTTGGTTGCATGAGATGGACCTGGAACCAAAGGTCGACGAAGCGGAGGATTTtaagcttgatgaagagtctgAGCCAAGTGAGCCTTCAGTCTACAAGACAGACCCCGTCACGGTCGTTATCAGAGAGGAACAGGCCGAGGCGTCGAACGAACCATCCACACCACAAGCTCTCGCCTCGCCATCTCGGCCCTCCATGTCACCTCGCCCCTCCATGTCTCATCGCCCATCTATGGCACCCTCGAGACCCTCAATGGCACCTTCGCGCAATTCATTTGGGAGTCGTAGATCCTCGTCCCAATGGCGCTCAACGGGACGACCGGATCATGTTCAGCCCGACGTTACTACGAATGACCTTATTGAATACCTACGTCTCCGCCCTAACTCAGGTTTTGCTAGAAAGGCGAAGCAGTACATTCTCGCTGTAGCTCTGTGCCATACCTGTTTGCCTGAATATAAGGAGAACGGAGAGCTAGAGTTTCAAGCAGCATCTCCCGACGAGCTAGCTCTCGTCAGGGCTGCTCAGGAACTCGGTTACCTTGTCATTAATCGAACGACGCAAACCATCACTCTTCGGGTCACCCAGCCTGACGGCCAcgaggaagagctcaagTACGAGGTTCTGGACGTGATTGAATTCACCAGTGCTAGGAAAAAGATGTCGATCGTTGTTCGTTTTCCAGACGGTCGTGTGTCGGTCATCTGTAAAGGTGCCGACTCTGCTATCTTACCTCGTCTTAAGATGTCGCAGATTGCCAAGCAGAAAGCTAGTGAGGTTCGGAAGAGCGCTGAGCTCGAGCGTGAGATGCACCGACGCAGCGAGCAGCAAGAGCCACGTAACAGTTTTGGCGGTAGGCCTAGTCTCACCATCCGACGAAACCCAGGCGTGTCGAGGGACAGGAGTACAAGCAGACGGCCCAATGTGGATAGAAGCAAGTCGTTCGAATTTGGCCGACTTTCTAGACGCTCGGAGGATAAGCCCCGTCTGTCCATTGCGACTCGCGGTGTGTCAATCGATCTCCCTCGAGGCCAGTATTTGAACACTCCCATTCATTACCAGCAACCAATTCCCGAACACCTAGCCTTCCTCGAGGATCCAGCCCTGCTCGACGACTCTGAGACATTTTCCAAGTGCTTTAAGCACATGGATGACTTTGCCACCGAGGGCCTTCGTACGCTACTCTTTGCGCAAAAGTTCATCACGGAACAAGAGTATCAGGCCTGGAAAAAGATTTGGGACGAGGCCACGACTAGCCTCAATGATCGTCAACAGCGCATTGAGGATGCCGGCGACATGATCGAGCAGTCGTTTGATCTGGTTGGTGCAACTGCCATTGAGGATAAGCTACAGAAGGGTGTCCCTGAGACAATTGAGAGGTTGCGGAAGGCCAATATCAAGGTGTGGATGCTTACAGGTGATAAGCGAGAGACCGCTATCAACATCGCTCACTCCGCCAGAATTTGA